From the genome of Bactrocera oleae isolate idBacOlea1 chromosome 2, idBacOlea1, whole genome shotgun sequence, one region includes:
- the sp3 gene encoding phosphatidylinositide phosphatase SAC2 isoform X3, translating to MEVFQTDNYYIFVKREKSLWWHRKTSEFTIKAVNYLFLGWDLSSVDDIECIGITHGIVGVICLPNVYEPHLVIVKEATPVGVLYAPSLVYKIKSICILNADEPDTVLTSCTRHSRSANSTPTHRPTSNTSTTGSTNKTPTSTTKTKLFEGAQLMNKTWGAVKNAGNTIKNTTQQAAALASNQMKSSVGIRDPSRIEKRITEELHKIFDDTDSFYFSLDSDITNNLQRQDGGGEQRQQYDERFFWNMHMIADILKFKDNTWVLPIIQGFVQVEPCVIGNECFTLALVSRRSRYRAGTRYKRRGVDEEGNCANYVETEQILSFRHHHLSFTQVRGSVPIFWSQPGYKYRPPPRLDRGEQETQGAFELHFTKEISLYDGVCIVNLVEQSGKEKLIGDTYAKHVVLYNNDRLTYVTFDFHDYCRGMRFENVSALVEALAPEAGAMGFHWRDQRGIICNQKSVFRVNCMDCLDRTNVVETAIGKAVLESQLVKLGLSPPYTPIPEQLKSPFMILWANNGDIISRQYAGTNALKGDYTRTGERKISGMMKDGMNSANRYYLARFKDSYRQATIDLMLGNQVSAESLNALGGQAVPDETDALEGAEQAKLLVDDCRRLLLGSAQYPVGSWGLIDADPTTGDLNETDVDTVLLLTDDCYIVAEYDSHLDKIVRFEKVPLQNIALIEMGMYQQTKLFQGSAPALLCLRLNYTVDGVDGYFHMFRSANIRFFNNMVYVIKTQEEVMESLMSIVDMFRIAIDNIGKSDVRYITGGVLQRRKSRNPMLEVPKGMPRNRSESQLVQISSKAIFNVAGQFSKLGQSLNPNKNRNSNANSNNQKQANEIAKINPQVMRQSQTSIEHAVEAEKATFSVGRAQRNSHSSTDSDENDSSIYEPEVDSDVDFALAATTKAASGKSGFNENDFLPSVGIVMGNTQDGKQSPASDENVDRLVQRDSMAKNTEDVNAISISSVTDHVTMPTGLLENAQPVRPITPNPQICVQPEVGEQPTVQRASYEDVVTARLEGNSVELWLVLVYAPHVDDVEPPPDLLKRALAGTKRRRAGVIIGTDANSKHTVWGSSNTNAIDIQIKALAQAVRHR from the exons ATGGAAGTTTTTCAAACTGATAATTATTACATTTTCGTGAAACGCGAAAAAAGTTTGTGGTGGCATCGAAAAACCTCTGAGTTTACTATTAAAGCAG ttaattatttatttttaggttgGGACTTGTCCTCAGTGGATGACATCGAATGTATTGGTATTACACATGGCATTGTGGGTGTCATCTGCTTACCAAATGTCTACGAACCGCACTTAGTGATAGTGAAGGAGGCCACTCCCGTCGGTGTACTTTATGCTCCGAGTTTAGTGTATAAAATCAAATCGATCTGCATTTTGAATGCCGACGAACCGGACACAGTATTGACCTCCTGCACAAGGCACTCTAG AAGCGCCAATAGCACGCCCACACACCGGCCAACATCGAACACTTCCACTACAGGCAGCACCAACAAAACCCCTACTTCCACCACGAAAACGAAGCTTTTTGAAGGTGCACAGCTGATGAACAAAACATGGGGCGCTGTAAAGAATGCGGGTAACACTATTAAGAATACCACCCAACAAGCTGCTGCTTTGGCATCTAATCAGATGAAATCTTCTGTGGGTATACGCGATCCTTCGCGTATTGAAAAGCGCATCACGGAAGAGCTGCATAAGATATTTGATGATACAGATAGTTTCTACTTCAGTTTGGACAGCGACATTACCAATAATTTGCAGCGGCAAGATGGTGGCGGTGAACAAAGGCAACAATATGATGAACGTTTCTTTTGGAATATGCATATGATTGCTGACATTTTAAAGTTCAAA GACAATACATGGGTATTACCAATTATACAAGGATTCGTGCAAGTAGAACCATGCGTTATAGGTAATGAATGCTTTACATTGGCGTTAGTATCGCGCCGGTCACGATATCGCGCTGGCACTAG ATATAAGCGACGTGGCGTGGACGAGGAGGGTAATTGCGCCAATTATGTCGAAACGGAGCAAATATTATCTTTCCGTCACCATCATTTGTCATTCACACAGGTACGTGGTTCAGTGCCCATCTTTTGGAGTCAGCCAGGTTACAAATATCGACCTCCGCCACGTTTGGACAGGG GTGAACAAGAAACGCAGGGGGCATTCGAATTGCATTTTACCAAAGAAATATCGTTGTATGATGGTGTTTGCATTGTCAATTTGGTTGAGCAGAGCGGCAAGGAGAAATTGATTGGCGACACGTATGCAAAGCATGTTGTGCTTTACAATAATGATCGTTTAACATATGTTACTTTTGATTTCCACGATTACTG TCGCGGCATGCGTTTCGAAAATGTTTCTGCACTGGTGGAGGCGCTTGCTCCTGAAGCAGGCGCTATGGGCTTTCATTGGCGTGATCAGCGTGGTATTATTTGTAATCAAAAATCAGTATTTCGGGTTAATTGTATGGATTGTTTGGATCGCACAAATGTAGTAGAGACTGCAATAGGCAAAGCTGTGCTGGAGTCGCAGCTGGTTAAGCTCGGCTTATCGCCACCATATACACCGATACCGGAACAACTAAAATCACCATTTATGATACTTTGGGCCAACAATGGTGATATAATAAGCCGACAATATGCGGGCACAAATGCGCTAAAG GGCGATTATACCCGCACCGGCGAGCGTAAAATAAGTGGCATGATGAAGGACGGTATGAATTCGGCAAATCG TTATTATCTCGCGCGTTTTAAAGATTCTTATCGTCAAGCCACCATCGATCTCATGCTCGGAAATCAAGTTTCTGCTGAGTCATTGAATGCGTTGGGCGGTCAGGCTGTACCTGATGAAACCGATGCTCTAGAGGGTGCagaacaagcaaaattgctCGTAGATGATTGTCGTCGTTTGCTGCTCGGTTCAGCGCAATATCCCGTGGGTTCTTGGGGTCTAATCGACGCTGATCCAAC taCTGGTGACCTAAATGAAACCGATGTGGATACTGTGTTGTTGCTCACCGATGATTGCTACATTGTAGCCGAATATGATTCACATTTGGATAAGATCGTACGTTTCGAAAAAGTGCCGTTACAGAATATTGCGCTAATAGAGATGGGCATGTATCAACAAACCAAATTGTTTCAAGGATCTGCGCCAGCTCTGCTCTGTTTGCGGCTCAACTATACTGTCGATGGAGTGGACGGATATTTCCACATGTTTCGCTCTGCGAATATACGATTCTTCAATAATATGGTTTATGTGATTAAAACGCAGGAAGAAGTTATGG AATCCCTTATGTCCATTGTTGATATGTTCCGCATTGCCATTGACAATATAGGCAAGTCTGATGTGCGATATATCACTGGAGGTGTTTTGCAGCGCCGTAAAAGTAGAAATCCAATGCTAGAAGTACCAAAG GGCATGCCGCGCAATCGCTCCGAATCTCAACTGGTACAAATCAGTTCGAAAGCAATATTTAATGTGGCCGGTCAATTTTCCAAGTTGGGGCAGTCACTTAATCCGAATAAAAACAGAAATTCCAACGCAAACAGCAACAATCAGAAACAGGCTAATGAAATAGCCAAAATAAATCCACAGGTCATGCGTCAGTCACAAACTTCAATAGAACATGCTGTGGAAGCTGAGAAAGCTACATTTTCTGTGGGACGTGCGCAGCGCAATTCTCACAGCAGCACAGATAGCGATGAGAACGACAGCAGTATTTATGAGCCCGAAGTTGATTCGGATGTAGACTTCGCACTCGCTGCAACTACCAAGGCTGCTTCCGGAAAGTCGGGTTTTAATGAAAACGACTTTTTGCCCTCTGTTGGCATTGTCATGGGAAATACACAAGATGGCAAACAGTCGCCTGCGTCGGACGAGAACGTAGATCGGTTAGTGCAGAGGGATAGCATGGCCAAAAATACTGAAGATGTCAACGCCATTTCGATATCGTCGGTAACCGATCACGTTACCATGCCAACGGGATTGTTGGAGAATGCGCAACCGGTGCGTCCGATAACGCCAAATCCGCAAATCTGTGTACAACCTGAAGTGGGGGAGCAGCCAACGGTGCAACGTGCCAG ctACGAGGATGTCGTTACTGCTAGGCTAGAAGGCAATAGCGTAGAACTCTGGCTTGTCTTGGTGTATGCGCCGCATGTCGACGATGTGGAACCACCTCCGGATCTGCTGAAAAGAGCTCTGGCAGGGACCAAGCGAAGACGAGCGGGCGTAATAATCGGAACGGATGCCAACTCTAAGCACACTGTCTGGGGAAGCTCGAACACAAATGCAatag ATATACAAATAAAGGCTTTGGCACAGGCAGTTCGGCACCGGTAG
- the sp3 gene encoding phosphatidylinositide phosphatase SAC2 isoform X4, translating to MEVFQTDNYYIFVKREKSLWWHRKTSEFTIKAVNYLFLGWDLSSVDDIECIGITHGIVGVICLPNVYEPHLVIVKEATPVGVLYAPSLVYKIKSICILNADEPDTVLTSCTRHSRSANSTPTHRPTSNTSTTGSTNKTPTSTTKTKLFEGAQLMNKTWGAVKNAGNTIKNTTQQAAALASNQMKSSVGIRDPSRIEKRITEELHKIFDDTDSFYFSLDSDITNNLQRQDGGGEQRQQYDERFFWNMHMIADILKFKDNTWVLPIIQGFVQVEPCVIGNECFTLALVSRRSRYRAGTRYKRRGVDEEGNCANYVETEQILSFRHHHLSFTQVRGSVPIFWSQPGYKYRPPPRLDRGEQETQGAFELHFTKEISLYDGVCIVNLVEQSGKEKLIGDTYAKHVVLYNNDRLTYVTFDFHDYCRGMRFENVSALVEALAPEAGAMGFHWRDQRGIICNQKSVFRVNCMDCLDRTNVVETAIGKAVLESQLVKLGLSPPYTPIPEQLKSPFMILWANNGDIISRQYAGTNALKGDYTRTGERKISGMMKDGMNSANRYYLARFKDSYRQATIDLMLGNQVSAESLNALGGQAVPDETDALEGAEQAKLLVDDCRRLLLGSAQYPVGSWGLIDADPTTGDLNETDVDTVLLLTDDCYIVAEYDSHLDKIVRFEKVPLQNIALIEMGMYQQTKLFQGSAPALLCLRLNYTVDGVDGYFHMFRSANIRFFNNMVYVIKTQEEVMESLMSIVDMFRIAIDNIGKSDVRYITGGVLQRRKSRNPMLEVPKGMPRNRSESQLVQISSKAIFNVAGQFSKLGQSLNPNKNRNSNANSNNQKQANEIAKINPQVMRQSQTSIEHAVEAEKATFSVGRAQRNSHSSTDSDENDSSIYEPEVDSDVDFALAATTKAASGKSGFNENDFLPSVGIVMGNTQDGKQSPASDENVDRLVQRDSMAKNTEDVNAISISSVTDHVTMPTGLLENAQPVRPITPNPQICVQPEVGEQPTVQRASYEDVVTARLEGNSVELWLVLVYAPHVDDVEPPPDLLKRALAGTKRRRAGVIIGTDANSKHTVWGSSNTNAIG from the exons ATGGAAGTTTTTCAAACTGATAATTATTACATTTTCGTGAAACGCGAAAAAAGTTTGTGGTGGCATCGAAAAACCTCTGAGTTTACTATTAAAGCAG ttaattatttatttttaggttgGGACTTGTCCTCAGTGGATGACATCGAATGTATTGGTATTACACATGGCATTGTGGGTGTCATCTGCTTACCAAATGTCTACGAACCGCACTTAGTGATAGTGAAGGAGGCCACTCCCGTCGGTGTACTTTATGCTCCGAGTTTAGTGTATAAAATCAAATCGATCTGCATTTTGAATGCCGACGAACCGGACACAGTATTGACCTCCTGCACAAGGCACTCTAG AAGCGCCAATAGCACGCCCACACACCGGCCAACATCGAACACTTCCACTACAGGCAGCACCAACAAAACCCCTACTTCCACCACGAAAACGAAGCTTTTTGAAGGTGCACAGCTGATGAACAAAACATGGGGCGCTGTAAAGAATGCGGGTAACACTATTAAGAATACCACCCAACAAGCTGCTGCTTTGGCATCTAATCAGATGAAATCTTCTGTGGGTATACGCGATCCTTCGCGTATTGAAAAGCGCATCACGGAAGAGCTGCATAAGATATTTGATGATACAGATAGTTTCTACTTCAGTTTGGACAGCGACATTACCAATAATTTGCAGCGGCAAGATGGTGGCGGTGAACAAAGGCAACAATATGATGAACGTTTCTTTTGGAATATGCATATGATTGCTGACATTTTAAAGTTCAAA GACAATACATGGGTATTACCAATTATACAAGGATTCGTGCAAGTAGAACCATGCGTTATAGGTAATGAATGCTTTACATTGGCGTTAGTATCGCGCCGGTCACGATATCGCGCTGGCACTAG ATATAAGCGACGTGGCGTGGACGAGGAGGGTAATTGCGCCAATTATGTCGAAACGGAGCAAATATTATCTTTCCGTCACCATCATTTGTCATTCACACAGGTACGTGGTTCAGTGCCCATCTTTTGGAGTCAGCCAGGTTACAAATATCGACCTCCGCCACGTTTGGACAGGG GTGAACAAGAAACGCAGGGGGCATTCGAATTGCATTTTACCAAAGAAATATCGTTGTATGATGGTGTTTGCATTGTCAATTTGGTTGAGCAGAGCGGCAAGGAGAAATTGATTGGCGACACGTATGCAAAGCATGTTGTGCTTTACAATAATGATCGTTTAACATATGTTACTTTTGATTTCCACGATTACTG TCGCGGCATGCGTTTCGAAAATGTTTCTGCACTGGTGGAGGCGCTTGCTCCTGAAGCAGGCGCTATGGGCTTTCATTGGCGTGATCAGCGTGGTATTATTTGTAATCAAAAATCAGTATTTCGGGTTAATTGTATGGATTGTTTGGATCGCACAAATGTAGTAGAGACTGCAATAGGCAAAGCTGTGCTGGAGTCGCAGCTGGTTAAGCTCGGCTTATCGCCACCATATACACCGATACCGGAACAACTAAAATCACCATTTATGATACTTTGGGCCAACAATGGTGATATAATAAGCCGACAATATGCGGGCACAAATGCGCTAAAG GGCGATTATACCCGCACCGGCGAGCGTAAAATAAGTGGCATGATGAAGGACGGTATGAATTCGGCAAATCG TTATTATCTCGCGCGTTTTAAAGATTCTTATCGTCAAGCCACCATCGATCTCATGCTCGGAAATCAAGTTTCTGCTGAGTCATTGAATGCGTTGGGCGGTCAGGCTGTACCTGATGAAACCGATGCTCTAGAGGGTGCagaacaagcaaaattgctCGTAGATGATTGTCGTCGTTTGCTGCTCGGTTCAGCGCAATATCCCGTGGGTTCTTGGGGTCTAATCGACGCTGATCCAAC taCTGGTGACCTAAATGAAACCGATGTGGATACTGTGTTGTTGCTCACCGATGATTGCTACATTGTAGCCGAATATGATTCACATTTGGATAAGATCGTACGTTTCGAAAAAGTGCCGTTACAGAATATTGCGCTAATAGAGATGGGCATGTATCAACAAACCAAATTGTTTCAAGGATCTGCGCCAGCTCTGCTCTGTTTGCGGCTCAACTATACTGTCGATGGAGTGGACGGATATTTCCACATGTTTCGCTCTGCGAATATACGATTCTTCAATAATATGGTTTATGTGATTAAAACGCAGGAAGAAGTTATGG AATCCCTTATGTCCATTGTTGATATGTTCCGCATTGCCATTGACAATATAGGCAAGTCTGATGTGCGATATATCACTGGAGGTGTTTTGCAGCGCCGTAAAAGTAGAAATCCAATGCTAGAAGTACCAAAG GGCATGCCGCGCAATCGCTCCGAATCTCAACTGGTACAAATCAGTTCGAAAGCAATATTTAATGTGGCCGGTCAATTTTCCAAGTTGGGGCAGTCACTTAATCCGAATAAAAACAGAAATTCCAACGCAAACAGCAACAATCAGAAACAGGCTAATGAAATAGCCAAAATAAATCCACAGGTCATGCGTCAGTCACAAACTTCAATAGAACATGCTGTGGAAGCTGAGAAAGCTACATTTTCTGTGGGACGTGCGCAGCGCAATTCTCACAGCAGCACAGATAGCGATGAGAACGACAGCAGTATTTATGAGCCCGAAGTTGATTCGGATGTAGACTTCGCACTCGCTGCAACTACCAAGGCTGCTTCCGGAAAGTCGGGTTTTAATGAAAACGACTTTTTGCCCTCTGTTGGCATTGTCATGGGAAATACACAAGATGGCAAACAGTCGCCTGCGTCGGACGAGAACGTAGATCGGTTAGTGCAGAGGGATAGCATGGCCAAAAATACTGAAGATGTCAACGCCATTTCGATATCGTCGGTAACCGATCACGTTACCATGCCAACGGGATTGTTGGAGAATGCGCAACCGGTGCGTCCGATAACGCCAAATCCGCAAATCTGTGTACAACCTGAAGTGGGGGAGCAGCCAACGGTGCAACGTGCCAG ctACGAGGATGTCGTTACTGCTAGGCTAGAAGGCAATAGCGTAGAACTCTGGCTTGTCTTGGTGTATGCGCCGCATGTCGACGATGTGGAACCACCTCCGGATCTGCTGAAAAGAGCTCTGGCAGGGACCAAGCGAAGACGAGCGGGCGTAATAATCGGAACGGATGCCAACTCTAAGCACACTGTCTGGGGAAGCTCGAACACAAATGCAatag ggTAA
- the sp3 gene encoding phosphatidylinositide phosphatase SAC2 isoform X7, whose amino-acid sequence MEVFQTDNYYIFVKREKSLWWHRKTSEFTIKAGWDLSSVDDIECIGITHGIVGVICLPNVYEPHLVIVKEATPVGVLYAPSLVYKIKSICILNADEPDTVLTSCTRHSRSANSTPTHRPTSNTSTTGSTNKTPTSTTKTKLFEGAQLMNKTWGAVKNAGNTIKNTTQQAAALASNQMKSSVGIRDPSRIEKRITEELHKIFDDTDSFYFSLDSDITNNLQRQDGGGEQRQQYDERFFWNMHMIADILKFKDNTWVLPIIQGFVQVEPCVIGNECFTLALVSRRSRYRAGTRYKRRGVDEEGNCANYVETEQILSFRHHHLSFTQVRGSVPIFWSQPGYKYRPPPRLDRGEQETQGAFELHFTKEISLYDGVCIVNLVEQSGKEKLIGDTYAKHVVLYNNDRLTYVTFDFHDYCRGMRFENVSALVEALAPEAGAMGFHWRDQRGIICNQKSVFRVNCMDCLDRTNVVETAIGKAVLESQLVKLGLSPPYTPIPEQLKSPFMILWANNGDIISRQYAGTNALKGDYTRTGERKISGMMKDGMNSANRFFIQNFADSFRQCIIDLMQGKLVEADQLKEDEVMKTILCMLCSSAPAPTHGYYHAGVLGPELHFLENIINASYYLARFKDSYRQATIDLMLGNQVSAESLNALGGQAVPDETDALEGAEQAKLLVDDCRRLLLGSAQYPVGSWGLIDADPTTGDLNETDVDTVLLLTDDCYIVAEYDSHLDKIVRFEKVPLQNIALIEMGMYQQTKLFQGSAPALLCLRLNYTVDGVDGYFHMFRSANIRFFNNMVYVIKTQEEVMESLMSIVDMFRIAIDNIGKSDVRYITGGVLQRRKSRNPMLEVPKGMPRNRSESQLVQISSKAIFNVAGQFSKLGQSLNPNKNRNSNANSNNQKQANEIAKINPQVMRQSQTSIEHAVEAEKATFSVGRAQRNSHSSTDSDENDSSIYEPEVDSDVDFALAATTKAASGKSGFNENDFLPSVGIVMGNTQDGKQSPASDENVDRLVQRDSMAKNTEDVNAISISSVTDHVTMPTGLLENAQPVRPITPNPQICVQPEVGEQPTVQRASGAVKDLNLPLSGTPADSCKLMQLTSPLSRTIVVSPLSKLAKGMQNIGLNLDPRKIASKTGVLSPTSTSADNTLPSERQNNRAQLQALWVEHQCATKLIAL is encoded by the exons ATGGAAGTTTTTCAAACTGATAATTATTACATTTTCGTGAAACGCGAAAAAAGTTTGTGGTGGCATCGAAAAACCTCTGAGTTTACTATTAAAGCAG gttgGGACTTGTCCTCAGTGGATGACATCGAATGTATTGGTATTACACATGGCATTGTGGGTGTCATCTGCTTACCAAATGTCTACGAACCGCACTTAGTGATAGTGAAGGAGGCCACTCCCGTCGGTGTACTTTATGCTCCGAGTTTAGTGTATAAAATCAAATCGATCTGCATTTTGAATGCCGACGAACCGGACACAGTATTGACCTCCTGCACAAGGCACTCTAG AAGCGCCAATAGCACGCCCACACACCGGCCAACATCGAACACTTCCACTACAGGCAGCACCAACAAAACCCCTACTTCCACCACGAAAACGAAGCTTTTTGAAGGTGCACAGCTGATGAACAAAACATGGGGCGCTGTAAAGAATGCGGGTAACACTATTAAGAATACCACCCAACAAGCTGCTGCTTTGGCATCTAATCAGATGAAATCTTCTGTGGGTATACGCGATCCTTCGCGTATTGAAAAGCGCATCACGGAAGAGCTGCATAAGATATTTGATGATACAGATAGTTTCTACTTCAGTTTGGACAGCGACATTACCAATAATTTGCAGCGGCAAGATGGTGGCGGTGAACAAAGGCAACAATATGATGAACGTTTCTTTTGGAATATGCATATGATTGCTGACATTTTAAAGTTCAAA GACAATACATGGGTATTACCAATTATACAAGGATTCGTGCAAGTAGAACCATGCGTTATAGGTAATGAATGCTTTACATTGGCGTTAGTATCGCGCCGGTCACGATATCGCGCTGGCACTAG ATATAAGCGACGTGGCGTGGACGAGGAGGGTAATTGCGCCAATTATGTCGAAACGGAGCAAATATTATCTTTCCGTCACCATCATTTGTCATTCACACAGGTACGTGGTTCAGTGCCCATCTTTTGGAGTCAGCCAGGTTACAAATATCGACCTCCGCCACGTTTGGACAGGG GTGAACAAGAAACGCAGGGGGCATTCGAATTGCATTTTACCAAAGAAATATCGTTGTATGATGGTGTTTGCATTGTCAATTTGGTTGAGCAGAGCGGCAAGGAGAAATTGATTGGCGACACGTATGCAAAGCATGTTGTGCTTTACAATAATGATCGTTTAACATATGTTACTTTTGATTTCCACGATTACTG TCGCGGCATGCGTTTCGAAAATGTTTCTGCACTGGTGGAGGCGCTTGCTCCTGAAGCAGGCGCTATGGGCTTTCATTGGCGTGATCAGCGTGGTATTATTTGTAATCAAAAATCAGTATTTCGGGTTAATTGTATGGATTGTTTGGATCGCACAAATGTAGTAGAGACTGCAATAGGCAAAGCTGTGCTGGAGTCGCAGCTGGTTAAGCTCGGCTTATCGCCACCATATACACCGATACCGGAACAACTAAAATCACCATTTATGATACTTTGGGCCAACAATGGTGATATAATAAGCCGACAATATGCGGGCACAAATGCGCTAAAG GGCGATTATACCCGCACCGGCGAGCGTAAAATAAGTGGCATGATGAAGGACGGTATGAATTCGGCAAATCG TTTCTTCATTCAAAATTTCGCTGATTCCTTCCGGCAATGCATAATTGATTTAATGCAAGGCAAGCTGGTCGAAGCTGATCAATTGAAAGAGGATGAAGTTATGAAGACAATATTATGTATGCTCTGCTCGTCTGCCCCGGCGCCTACACACGGTTACTATCACGCCGGTGTGCTTGGTCCGGAATTGCATTTTCTAGAAAATATCATAAACGCAAG TTATTATCTCGCGCGTTTTAAAGATTCTTATCGTCAAGCCACCATCGATCTCATGCTCGGAAATCAAGTTTCTGCTGAGTCATTGAATGCGTTGGGCGGTCAGGCTGTACCTGATGAAACCGATGCTCTAGAGGGTGCagaacaagcaaaattgctCGTAGATGATTGTCGTCGTTTGCTGCTCGGTTCAGCGCAATATCCCGTGGGTTCTTGGGGTCTAATCGACGCTGATCCAAC taCTGGTGACCTAAATGAAACCGATGTGGATACTGTGTTGTTGCTCACCGATGATTGCTACATTGTAGCCGAATATGATTCACATTTGGATAAGATCGTACGTTTCGAAAAAGTGCCGTTACAGAATATTGCGCTAATAGAGATGGGCATGTATCAACAAACCAAATTGTTTCAAGGATCTGCGCCAGCTCTGCTCTGTTTGCGGCTCAACTATACTGTCGATGGAGTGGACGGATATTTCCACATGTTTCGCTCTGCGAATATACGATTCTTCAATAATATGGTTTATGTGATTAAAACGCAGGAAGAAGTTATGG AATCCCTTATGTCCATTGTTGATATGTTCCGCATTGCCATTGACAATATAGGCAAGTCTGATGTGCGATATATCACTGGAGGTGTTTTGCAGCGCCGTAAAAGTAGAAATCCAATGCTAGAAGTACCAAAG GGCATGCCGCGCAATCGCTCCGAATCTCAACTGGTACAAATCAGTTCGAAAGCAATATTTAATGTGGCCGGTCAATTTTCCAAGTTGGGGCAGTCACTTAATCCGAATAAAAACAGAAATTCCAACGCAAACAGCAACAATCAGAAACAGGCTAATGAAATAGCCAAAATAAATCCACAGGTCATGCGTCAGTCACAAACTTCAATAGAACATGCTGTGGAAGCTGAGAAAGCTACATTTTCTGTGGGACGTGCGCAGCGCAATTCTCACAGCAGCACAGATAGCGATGAGAACGACAGCAGTATTTATGAGCCCGAAGTTGATTCGGATGTAGACTTCGCACTCGCTGCAACTACCAAGGCTGCTTCCGGAAAGTCGGGTTTTAATGAAAACGACTTTTTGCCCTCTGTTGGCATTGTCATGGGAAATACACAAGATGGCAAACAGTCGCCTGCGTCGGACGAGAACGTAGATCGGTTAGTGCAGAGGGATAGCATGGCCAAAAATACTGAAGATGTCAACGCCATTTCGATATCGTCGGTAACCGATCACGTTACCATGCCAACGGGATTGTTGGAGAATGCGCAACCGGTGCGTCCGATAACGCCAAATCCGCAAATCTGTGTACAACCTGAAGTGGGGGAGCAGCCAACGGTGCAACGTGCCAG TGGAGCAGTCAAAGATCTAAACCTACCGCTGAGTGGTACCCCGGCCGATTCTTGTAAGTTAATGCAATTGACAAGTCCGTTATCGCGCACAATAGTGGTTAGTCCTTTGTCGAAATTGGCTAAAGGTATGCAAAATATTGGTTTAAATTTGGATCCACGTAAAATTGCCTCAAAG ACAGGTGTGTTGTCACCAACGAGCACCTCAGCTGACAACACGCTGCCATCGGAACGACAAAATAATCGTGCTCAATTGCAGGCGCTGTGGGTGGAGCACCAATGCGCCACCAAGTTAATTGCATTGTGA